TGAGTCCAGTTGAGTTACTGAAGGTGATCTTCCAGGTAGGGAGAGAATTTATGCTAAATGTATACTGCATAAGCTAAGATCATAAGAAAACTTGAGAGCTTTGGTCTGAACTTTGAATGTTGCTGCTTTTGTCAGAACTCCcccaatctttttcttttcttttttttttttttttttttttttttcttctggtgtttctggttttggtgtttgttttttttatgctAACTGAAAGTGATACCATTGGGTAAAGTAGGCAATGTTTCTAGGTTTtgtaaaatgaaactgtttttcagctgtCTATAAAATGACATTTGCATTAACGGTGAATGaactatttatattttaaaataatttattgaaacCTTGGCaaagtcagtatttttaaaaccttcaaTTGTAATCCTCTTTGGAGagcatttttttaacttgatgGTGTTTGTTGTAGAAATTGTATGTACTAGATCTTAAGTACTACTGATTATCAGTGAATTTACAGCTGTCCGAAAATGTGATTAGAGTGTAATGAACTGTAAAGCAGAAGCCATTTGTAAATTCCATATTCATTAGCCTTATACATATCATCTTAGTTTATTGTATGTAAATATAGAGAACAAATTAATAGTTAAATCTATGTAAAAATATCTATACTATTATAGTATACTATGTATAGTATAGTacactacctttttttttagttacaaGGTTCAATTTATATTAGCTTCAAAAATCTTACtagttattaatatttttttaataacttgtaACAGTATCCTAAAAATAGTTCTGTGCTATGGTTGTGTAACTGTTGTTTACAAACAAATTACAAGTCTCTGGAAAAGCAGGGTATGTGCTATGAAAGGCAGTATTTTCTCAGAGAAATGACACCACTGGCTACTTAATCTAAACTATTCATAAAACAGTTTAAAGAGTTATCTGAAGTTGATAGATTTATAGCCTAAGAACCTTTAACTATTCAAAAGCTTCACTGTGAACTCCTgacatctagaaaaaaaataatcaatgcaAGACTTTGAAAGTCTCCCTTTTTTACAGTAGGTGAGCTGGCTTCTCTACTCGTGCTTTGCCTGAGTGGGTGCCAGTGACGTTGTACTGTGTTTGTGCCAGCAAGATCCTCCCCCTTACTGTGGCTTACTAGGAGTCAAGTTCTGTCCTAAATGCGTGAAATCCTCTTTGGGAACTGTAAATCCATCATTCCTTTTGGGGAAGCGTAGGAGAATTAGAAGTGAAAGTAGCATCTAATGGGGCTCTTGTTTGGGGGGACCCTCAGTAAATGGTCTTGTTTGTATTGGACCGATCATCCCCTTGTTGCAGGTGGACGTTAAGAAGTTTGTTTCACAAATTCACTGTTGGTGATTGCAGCACAAACGATCCATAGCAAATGTAGCCATTGTAAGCATGGGGAAGCCTCttgtaaaattgtatttatgGTATGGAGAATATTCTGTAAGATTGAAGTGCCCAGTCCCAATCAGACATGGGGTCATCCTTCTATTGTAACTATATAGCTGTCATATgcatgaccaaaaaaaaagttctttttaagCGTACAGTGTTAGCACTAGAGTCTGTTGGGAAGTCTTGCTATTTTCAACACGCTGTCCTTTGATTTCAATGAATCCTCCTTTCCACTATGTTGCAAATTGCATTAAAGTCTGGTTTGAGTTACTTTTATGGAACTGTTTTAAGTTTTAGTCCAACTGCAGACAGTAAATGTCAGCAATGGGCTCCCAGTTTCTAATGCTAGCATAAATGAACTTTCCTAATTTGTAATATAGCTGTAGTTGCTTAATGTTGTCATGTGTGTGTTGTGACTGTAAAGCTGttacatgctttttttaatgttgtagGTGCATAAAGCACCAACCAGTGCAAATAGCTACTCTGTAGCTCTTTGAAAACAGATTGGAAACCTGAGAATACTGCTGTACATTCTCTATCCAGAAGAGGGTACTCTGCAGCTGGATCTCACCTCCTGCACTGAAGAATTTTCCTTTACCCTGTAAACGATTAACATTTGGAAAAAGAGTGAAAGCGATGTTTCAAAAAGACAGATaatgaataatttcttctgGCAGTTTTGATACGGTATACCTTTGTGTAAAATGTACAGGGTGAATAATAACATCAGTTGTCAAGTGCTCAAAAGTAAATTCACAAAGTTTTAAGTTTTATTGCTGTATATGCTAGCTTAACTGAAGTTCGGTCCGATTCAGATAGCTTTACTGTAGGTTCTCAGTCCTGTGACATGTAATAGGAAAAACTCGAACTTGTACGGAGAGCCTGTGAGTCAGCTTGCTGCCTTGCTCAAACCTCGCTTGTTTTCACACCTGTTGAGAGGATGTGTATGCATATTTTGATGTGTGTAGAATTTCTTGTCATAggctttgttttactttgtgttTTCACTTCAGCAATTCATAGCAGGGTTAAACAGCTTCAAATATCACCTGCGTTTTGGATCTTTCTCCATGTCtggacttttttaaaaaggtatctGAAGCCCAAACTTGCATTCTTTGTCTTCAAAAACAGCTGAGGTGAGCAGCATTCacttgcatatatttttttttaagtatgtcTGTTGTGCCTGGTATTTAAAGCAGGTTAAGGTAGTATTTAGAGTGTACTTTTAGCAACAATTTGGAATTATTGCAGTTATTACAGAACATAGTCTTGTGGTTTTTCTACTGCAATggcaatatttctgtttcaaattaatttggaaTTATGCTCAAATTTGAACATTTCTCCCAGCTAGCACTGTTATGAATTGCATTTCTTGTTCATAATATGAAGACCGTATAGCGTAATTTATAGATTTGCTACTCTTTTTATATGTTCACTTTCGATGTTGCCCCTtcatagggtgttttttttcccaggtctTGCTTTTCATAGGCACTAAGGAACTTGAAATGCCATTTACTTTAGTTAGAAGCTTGAAGTACTTGCTCTTGGAAAACAGACTTGAGTTTCTCCTGGTTGCAGAATAAAGTGCTGCCATGTTTGCACACACTTGGGGAAAATAATCTTGTTGAGACAGTGCTTGTAGCAAGAGTAAGTTAGAAGTTTCTTCTGTATAACTTCAGCTGACTCAGGTTGAGAATTTGTTCCCCTATACGTTTTGTCTTGCTGATGTTTACAACTATTCAGTAAATACTGCTTTCCCTCAGTCATTTAATTACTCATTTCATGCTGTCTCACTACTTTCAGCTAAAAACATCATTtgggacagtatcaaaagctcTGCTGAAGCCAGGATAGTGAGCCTGGCATCTGTCCATTTTATCCATGCCAGCTAGCttgtcagaaaacaaaatcgGAATGGCTTCACACAGTTTATTCCTAGCCCAGTATTCCCCACTGTTTGGCTTTTTCAGTCACCATAATCACACCTGGAAGGTAACTAGGAAAGACTCCGAAGGTTCCTGGTCTCCCTGACCTATTTTCAATGTACAGTTTTTGCTCTTTGCTGCTGGAGAGGAACCTCCCCATTCTCCACAGGTTCTCAGAACTGGTAGTTAAAGGTTCTGGCTTGAGTTTGGCCAGTTCCTTCTGGTTCTGCATTATGTTGCACAGAAGCTCACAACTTTTATGGTGTATGCTATTGTATCTCACtggtttgtaaaaaaaaaaaaaactgaaagcacTGTACTTTAGCTGTGAACGGCATAATGGCATCAATGTTACGATAGTTACTCTTTCTCACTTGGCAACAAATGCTTTTTGGTAGAGCACCACTGTAACCAAGTTAGTTAATCTGTAGGTAAGAGTAGGACACTTGGGAATCTTTGCATGTGTTCTAactgaaaatccttttttgttctgtatttcataCCAACTACtggcagttttcttccttttggaaaagaagGAGGATTTGACCCTTCAGTTAGGAGTAAACTAGgatattttcagatttaaaaatagcagCATATAACTGATCCTGTTGAATGTGaaccatttatttaaaatgctctgatttttttctgagaaatgatAGCTTGCTGCTTGAACACAGGAATGAGACAACAGAGATCAGTTGTTCATTTAGCAATTAGGTATATTGAGAGAATTTATGCATTGTCTATTTCAACTTTGTTTAGGTCACAGTTCTAAAAGCACGACATGTCTTTGTCTCACTAGCAGTGCTGAATACCCAGTTCAGGTTTTGGGCATCTCAGGGAGAGACTTCTAGCTGGAGTAAAGCCACATGCCTTGACTAAACCTAGTGGTGTTATGCGAACTTACATTAGTTGAGGTTCCGGCCCTTAACTGTTCAAAAGTGTGAATGTATTcaaatttttactttgtttcttgTTAATACTGCCCTGTTTACTGTGTTGTATACCTTTATTGCTGTatgtaattaatttcttgttGCATTTGCAACTTGTTTGTAGAtttcagcataaaaataattttacaagtGGGAACTTCCATTGTGAGTTTATTGCGTTCTGTATCTTCAGAGTTTACATCCCTCAAAAGCCATTTTGTCTGCTACCAGCTGTTGTAATCCATAGAGTACCTCCAGCCATCTTCTCTTTCTAGGATTTTTATAGTTAaacagaatgtatttttatttttgtagcttGTAACTTCAATATGTATAGTAGTTATTTCTATTTAGTAATTAGTGATTAGAATACtgtaaaaatgttacttttaagAGCGGTAACTTTAAATTAGTAATAACTAATTACAAGAAAATACCAGCATGTTAAcagtttagaaaaagaaaagttactcTTTAGCTTGGAAATACTGTGATGCTGTGACTTGGGATTTGTATTAAACGTGTTCATGCATATATTCTGAAGTTGCACTAAATAGGGAAAAAATGAGCTTAAAATGCAAGTAATAGATCAAAAAGTAGAATTTATAACGTTGggatttgtttttgttttttcaactgAGAAAGGTGACATTTGGGattcggggttttttttttcttttgttttcccatgaAAGAGTAAGGAAGGAGTGATCAGTGTACTCTTGACAGaacagttggtttttttatggtGCAGTTTGAGAGATGTATTATTTAGTGCCCAAACATAAGCAAAAGCTGTCTGCACCATTCCTGcctctcagaaaacaaaacctcagtGCAAACCTGTCTGCTCACAGCTATAAAGTATATGAGATCTCACTTGCAAGGAAATAACTAACTGACATAACACTGAACCTCCAATATAAATGTTTAAAGTCAAAATTTGCTAATTTTTTCTTGACATCATGATGCTTTCAAACCcaaattgtttttcctttgtgtttttttttaaagaaggcaGGTTGAAGTGAGAGGGTAAGGAGGTACTGCTGTAAAACTCTTGGTCATAAAAGCTGGGAAGAGTGTTCTTTATTTACCCTGTAGGCACAGGGTGCGTGCGTGTGGAGCGTCTCGTAGAAGTCTGCTTTGTTTGCGTTCTCATCGGCTTCATCCAGTGTTTCGGAGGAGGGTAACAATATTATGGCCCCCTATAACTGTGATGTTTGCTCCAGCCGTTACACGCGGTGGTGTCTTAGTTGAGGAGCTGGGCCAGGTTCTGTCTGTCAGAAGCTGCAGCCTCAGTGAAGTCCCAGCACTGCCCCTGGTTCTGTGGTGGTCTCACCATTAACACAAGTGGGACTGAAGAAACCTTTTGTCTTCAGTCAGTTGTGTCATGGCCTGCCTGTTGTGACCTGGGCTTCCAGAAGGCTCTTTTGAGAAACATCTGCTCCATATTATTCTTAGAAGTTTGTAAATACAGATTCTTCACAGCGCTGGCTCTGTTACTGAATTTTCCTAACACGtatttttgttgtcttgttATTTGTACTGTATTTCTCTGTAGATTAAAGTGTGTGGATTAAAGTATTTCAACTCAGTTTTTCCTGTTCCCCACTGTGCGTAACCGCAAACGTGAGTTTTCAGCTCTGCAATAACCTAGTGATGATAGCGACTGCCGGGCCTGCCGAGGGCTGCAGCGTGATGAACTTCGTCATTTTGAGAACGAAGTTGCGTTCCGTTGAATGCTGCAACCGTGCTCCTGCCTGAGATCCCCGCCGCAAAGTCCAGGCGTTTCAAACCTCAGATACGTGAGAATTTCTAGACAACACGGTAATGTCATTCAGAGGCAAAGTTAATACTGTTTGGTAACCGACAAAGATGGCTCGGCAGCCACTTGCCTGCTTCTGATTCAACCTTCTTGAGATGTTCACACCTGGGGAAGAGCCGAGTTTGTACAGCTTTATAATGGATGTGTTTAAAATGGTTTGAAAACCCCAGGCTTCAATAGTAGGGTGAACTGTCGAGATTGTCCTTGTCACTGATTTGGGATCTTAACAGTTTGTGATGCACACTATTTAGTCTAAGGGGGAAACAGGCATACGGATTTCTTACCTGTAAAGAGCAATTTCTGAGTAAGAGTTTTAGCAGGAGATGTTTTGGCGTTATGTGGTGCTACTGTAAGGGAAACGCGGGagggctgctgggcacaggTCAGCAAAACACAGACGGGGCTTTCCCCAGCAAGCGGAACCGCTGCTGGACGACGTCCAGAGATAAGTGGCGCAACGCTTGCTCCTGATGGCAGCAGATGGGTTAGTTTGGGCTTTTGGAAGTGAATAAATCCTCCTGTGGGGCCACTTCATCATAGTGGCAGCTCCTTCCCTGAGCCCTCTGTGCTGTTCCCCAATCTCATTTGCATAAAAGAGGGAACGGGCTCTGGCCACAGCTCCTACATTATGCTGCAGTCAAACCTTTTAAAGATTATTTGTGTGGTGTTTTCCGTTCAAGATGGGGTCAGAGCATAGATATTCAGCAGGCTTTTTCTTATACGGGTAAGACAATAGTTTCACAGAGCTTTGAGGGTCACTGGCACTAATGTTAGTACAAGATACAggtttaatgcatttttataaatattatgcGTGGGTTTGTATTATAAACATCATAAATGTTTGTAGAACTCTTGGAGTGAACCGTGCCCGGCACCAGCTTGAGCCTAAAGTTGTGTGAGAAAAGTCACGTTGCAGGTACGTGTGGGGAGGAACACGGGGTCCTGGAAACGCGCAAGACTGAAATTctatttctgccttttgatagtaaaagtaaaaatgtaaaatatttgatGAATGAAAAGTAAAAGTAGTTGTACGGGGATCCAAATAAGATTCAAGGAGTTCAGTGTATCTGAGGACTAAAACTCTGCTTTTGTGCTATCTCCTCTagcaaatgttttttccttttacagaaaaatccCTGGTTGCAGAAGCACCGCCGACAAACCCCGCTTCGTTCCCCACGCGGCTGCGGGCCATGCGAGAACACGCTGCCGCCCACAAGGTAACAGATGGCCGGAGGGCCCGAGCGCATCGTGGCCAGCGGTGAACAAAGCGGCGGGGCCCTGCATGtgccacccagcagcacagccgCCGTTGTCCCGGCCGGCTGCAAAATCCCGATTCCACGCTCAAGGGCTGCAGAAAAGCGCCTGGCTCCCGCCAACCTGCAAAAGAGCAGCTCCCTATGCTGTTCATTGAAAATATGGAAAGGTGAATGCATATAGAAATCTAATTattggcagcacagcctggctgttAGCATGATAATCGCGGCCCTGGTGCTTTCTGGTGCACGGACGGGAGAGGTGATGgtgtaataagtaactaagggtaatttgctgatcaaatGGGgttttaacaaaaggaatgttcttgctgcaacagatttGAGAATGTTCTGTCTGGTGAGaaaagacttaaccatgaggTTGCACGATGTACTTTCTCAAGGCAAATGTTAAACCATAATCTCATGTTACTATGACaacttttgtctttgtttagaCCTTAGTGTAAAAATAGATTAGTTTTTAATATACAGCTTCTTGCTACGGGACTGAAAGCATAACTGTTTGCTTAAACCGGCCTTGAAGCTGAGGATAAAAGGGCTGTGTTACTTGTCGGAATTTGCGAGCCTGGATGGAGCTGCGACTCCCCGGCCACCCAGCgcgctgtttttgctttcctgccttaataAACACCTAGTGAATTTATTTCGGACTCTAGTTATTTCAATTCAACTCTAACAATGGTGCAGGCGGGGTTAAACGCTGGGCCGTGCACCGGCCGCCCCGCGGACCGGGCTTGTGCTGGCGCCGCGTGCGGCTGCTCCTCCGCCCGAGCGCGGGAGCCTGCGCGGGGCTTCCCCGCtcgggggcggcccgggggtgccgggggggcggcccgggggtGTCGGGGGGGCGGCCCAGGGGCGGAGGCCGGCCCagcccggccgccccctccctccGCCCGCGCTTATATCGCGgcccgcggcggccgcccctCAGCGGCGGGGTGGCCGGGGCATGGCCGCGGCGCGGGGCCCGCGCTgcctcctggccctgctgcggctgctgctgctggcgggCGCCGACCGCTGCAGCTGGCGGGGCAGGTAGGCGGGGGCCGCCGGGGGGTACGGCCGGGCGGTTGGGGGGCGGCGGTGGCTcggccggggggcgggcggccctGCCCTCGCCGCGCTGGTGCCTTGGCGGGCCCGGGCTGGGTCCCTCGGGCGCGGTGGGCGCTGAGGGCGGTGGGGTCGGGGCCGCGCCGGTTAGGAACGCTGTCTCTGTGAATTCTGACGGGAAACGTCaataataattttagaaattgCGGTTTATTAAACCCAACTTTCCAGGCGTTACAGCAGCGCTCGCCgtgcagctgccccagcccgccGGCGGCGGGACCGGCCCGGGGTGCCtgaggcggggagggggccggggccgctTGTCCCGAGCCGAGCggggccctgcccgccccagGCACCGCCGCTGCGGCCGGGGGAGCCTGtgtgagggctgctggggtCGAGTGGGAGCTGGGGGCCGTGTCTCGGGGTCCTCAGTGATGGATGGGTACGGGGCTGGCGCACAGGTCTGATGGGGGGGgttagtctggagaggagggggctcaggggggacaaTAccgctccccacagctgcctgacacGGGCTGTAGGTGGGGGGGGGTCGGTCCCTTCTCCCgagtaacaagcgacaggacaagggggaacgggCTCAGGCTGCAGCGGGAGGTTCATGTTGGATGTTGGAAACATTCCTTCCCTGGAAGGGTGGCCCAGCggtggagcaggctgcccagggaggcggtggggTCACCACTACTGGAGGTGTTAAAAAAGCACGTAGGTGCTTGGAAAGTGGTTTAGTGGTggtgttaccgaaatctcggaatgaagaatTTACCGACGCCAAtgtgatgcagataagcagacacttctttattgacggccgggtgtgtgagtgagtcttctcacgatcaacgcacaccaaaCTTCAATATCATACACCTcatatagaacttattcatacatattcattaaatattcatgcataatcataatatttcctgaaaatcattaacatatcCTCCTCCCAaatccgattctgcgcagtaaaggttagaaaagtctagaaatgggtctgggtaagatttgggtaggtggtatatgagtcggtggtcgcgatctccccctgccagaattactttttactaaagttcacggtttcttggcaggtaaccacAAGTTGTTCCAGTCagctctccccagttcccattaattctatattctgacatttcaatacactttctacatacagaagactagtcaaatacaaagaaatctcTCCCCAGTCTACCTGTAAATACTGTATCCAATTATCTTCAATCATCTTGAATATTAAGTCTATTATCTAAGTTCTAatcattcctactaggtgattctgacctaTTCTTTTGGCCTTGCTACAGGGCTGTGcagaggatttcatagcagcttttgctgtgcaactacaagtttcattaaaatatatttcttattccaaatgattttataaaatcaaataaaaattttaacttATTAGCAGATCTGTAACAGTGGGTTTGGCGGTGCTGGATTAACAGTTAAGACTTGATGATcctgaaggtcttttccagcctgagTGGTTCTGTGATTCCATTGCCTTGGCAGCGGTCTGAGCTGGGAGCCCCGATCCCGCGCGGTGGAGCAGGTCCATCTGCGCTGCACCGAGGGCTCCCTGGAGTGGATGTACCCAGCACGAGCCCTGCGAGTCCTCCTGGAGCCCAACCTCGCCAGCGCCCGGCACACCACTGTCTGCATCAAGCCCGCCAGCGACTTTCAGGGTGCCAGCATCTACGTGGAACATGCTGGGCAGCTGCATCTGGTGGTAAGCGAGGCAGAAGGAGCTCGACCTCACCACGTGTCTTGCTTCAGTGCCCACGCACCGCAACGAGTGGCCCTCTTCCTGCAGGCCAGCCCACAGAGGGACATCAGCCGCCGGACAGCCAGCTTCCAGTATGAGCTGCTGAGCAACCAGAGCACTACTGGCTCCGACTTCAAAAAGATGGCACTGGTCGAAGGTAAGAGCAGGGCCAGACCTCAGGGCTCCCCCACTGGGGCAGATCCACGGTGGCATTGGTTATCCACTGACCTTGCCTGTGTGGCCCTAGTGACAGCCCTGAGGGGTTTGTCATTGCAAGGGAGGTCCTTCTCCTGCTCGCTGACTGCTTGGTGCAGTATATAGTCAGATTTCTACCGTGGGGGGCATCACGTAGGCACAGGAGGGAACACTGCAATgtaaaaagcagctctgcctttcCATTAGCAGCCAGCTTGGTCCTGGATATATGCACTGTGAACATGGGTGTCCCCAACCCCTGGCGGTACCATCACTGAGGACAACTGAGTGCCTTAGGAGGTTTATTAGGTTTTAGGAGCCTAAATCCTATGTTCAGAAGGGATTTAAATTAATCAGGTCCCAAGGTCTCAAGACAGTTGCTGAAAATTAGAATGAGAGTTTGAAAATGGGATTAGCTGGCTAAATTGCTTGAAACTTCATTTACCGTTCTTTCCTATTCTCACACCAACGCAATCCTGCACCTAATAACGCTTATATACTCCCCCCGCTTTATGTATCCAAGGAGCACTGAGGTTGAAGGGGCTCTTTTTCATCCTGGTTATTAAAAATCAAGACCCACCTACTGCTGCCGTTATATCCctgctgctgaaataaagaATACCCTGGCTAAACCTGCTGTTAAAAAAGGGGAGTATTCAAGCCGTGTTGCAATGACAAGAAGCTGCCCTTAAAACGGAGGgtttaaataaaaagagcaaCTATAGTGCGTTTGGGTTGTCATCTCTCCTCCCCTCTTTGTTAACCTGCCCAaggtgctgctttgctgttcGCTGGAGCTTCATGGCATTAACTGGGGGAACATGCTTATTTTAGGAAGTGCTCAATAGCATCACCGGCCTGATGGCCCAGTACTCAAGGCAGGAGCTTTTGGTAACAAACGTGGTATATACCAAGTGTGTGGATAACAAATGACGTTTATGGGGGAACAGAGCCTGATTGATTCAATGAACCCTACAACCTGGTGTTAGACTCATGAAAGCTTCAGGTGTGGCgtgcagtgttttcttttatcgCTAATATATTGAATGACTTAAGCTGCTACCTCacacttgaaagaaaattcGGCCACGTCCACGCTGGATTGCTGGTATTTCAGTAGACAATACTGGAGCGTtccctggctgtggggctgcacaTTGACTGAAGTTGTTGTAGCTCCCAGCGCACACATAGATGCTTCTCTTTATTCTTATCTTTCGTAACCTAGAAGTAATATAGGAGGTTCTTCCCCTCTTTCTGCCAAAACAGAACCAAATTTGAAAAGGTTGAAAAAAGATGGAGGATAACTGTGTGCCAggtgctgtgttttctgctaTAGGTTTTGCATGCTTCGTCAGCTGGTAGAGGTATTGTGTGCTGCCAGGCCCTGTTGTCGCTCAGTGACTCTTACAAATCATctgtgcttgtttctttgcttcgGTTGTATTTGCATAACAAGAATTCTGGTTTGCACCTGATCATGATGTTCTCTAGGCTAGTAGTTCTACCCCATTTCCCCTCATAATTCACCAGTCCTTCAGCAATGAGACACACTATAGtattaaaataactgttctggttttttctAGCTATGTGCCGGCCTTGTGACAACGTGGAACTGCTTATGGCCATTTGCAGCAGTGATTTTGGTAAGCTGACTAAAGAGAAGTCATTTTGCCTTTAATTATGCATTGATTATTTggatttatttgcttcttttcttaaaataacagCATGACTCTGCTCTTTGATCTGAGAAAGAAGTTATCTGTGTGGAAAATAATTCggactggggaggggggaatgaAACCTAGAAGAAAGAAGCTTTCTTTCAAGGCACTTGTTTCCTGCAGGCAGAAGGGTTATGGTCTAAAAACGAACTGGAAGTAATTCTCACCAGTGTGCTGCTGGCTCTCACACAGAACAAGTCACACGCCTGTGGACATGCGTACACACAGGTTATACATGCTTGGtgtgttcctttttatttccttcatccttgtttttttgttttggtgagttttttccccagtgattAATatgttctctctcttccctcacAATCTGCGTACTTCCCAGTTCTATCTGTACAGAGGTAGTAAGTTGTTTGTGACCTAGCTAAGGATTTCAGGTGATTCAAACTTCTTCCAGTGATTACTGGTTAGGTTTCATGCCTTATGAGAAAACAGAGTTGAATATTCCCTAAGGGAAGAAATTATAAGAAATCCGATGGtacattaaaagctttttccattttctctacTTAATAAtgcaaggtatttttttcctttttctctcgATCGTGATTCATTCACTTTATTCCCATAGTTTTGCACGTGGAGATTTGTACCTCTTTGATTATGTCCAGTAGCTAAAGTGGTAGAGCTGCCACGTGGCCACAATTATATTGCCGTAAATATACctacataaagaaataaaattatgagCTATATTTAACCCTATTCAGcgtttaaaaaaatccaccaaattACTGCTTTCCTACTAGAGGTTGCCATACTTCAAGGCTACTGATAAA
This genomic interval from Falco peregrinus isolate bFalPer1 chromosome 2, bFalPer1.pri, whole genome shotgun sequence contains the following:
- the LOC101923508 gene encoding meteorin-like protein isoform X2, with product MAAARGPRCLLALLRLLLLAGADRCSWRGSGLSWEPRSRAVEQVHLRCTEGSLEWMYPARALRVLLEPNLASARHTTVCIKPASDFQGASIYVEHAGQLHLVVSEAEGARPHHVSCFSAHAPQRVALFLQASPQRDISRRTASFQYELLSNQSTTGSDFKKMALVEAMCRPCDNVELLMAICSSDFVMGRTYVTHSRDGNSTEDTHTPVQKTLLLNPVNKALLPGLTWGKAPSSFRGSQPHCIFSALTWCPPVQTKVCRCKG
- the LOC101923508 gene encoding meteorin-like protein isoform X1, giving the protein MAAARGPRCLLALLRLLLLAGADRCSWRGSGLSWEPRSRAVEQVHLRCTEGSLEWMYPARALRVLLEPNLASARHTTVCIKPASDFQGASIYVEHAGQLHLVVSEAEGARPHHVSCFSAHAPQRVALFLQASPQRDISRRTASFQYELLSNQSTTGSDFKKMALVEAMCRPCDNVELLMAICSSDFVVKGSIRNVSHDSENHMSQVDISVQKVYRQKNRIFQQDEASGEWRGPIQTLLQCKVKKGGGDFLFTGNEHFGEAWLGCAPRFKDFMFIYQAARERGANPCEFQLN
- the LOC101923508 gene encoding meteorin-like protein isoform X3 gives rise to the protein MYPARALRVLLEPNLASARHTTVCIKPASDFQGASIYVEHAGQLHLVVSEAEGARPHHVSCFSAHAPQRVALFLQASPQRDISRRTASFQYELLSNQSTTGSDFKKMALVEAMCRPCDNVELLMAICSSDFVVKGSIRNVSHDSENHMSQVDISVQKVYRQKNRIFQQDEASGEWRGPIQTLLQCKVKKGGGDFLFTGNEHFGEAWLGCAPRFKDFMFIYQAARERGANPCEFQLN